A region from the Mya arenaria isolate MELC-2E11 chromosome 2, ASM2691426v1 genome encodes:
- the LOC128208891 gene encoding ras-related protein Rac1-like isoform X2, with product MKQIKCVAVGDDLDEYKAVKSVDDSDYKMNLFDTAGAADYDRLRPLSYPMTDVILLCFSLISKSSYESVPSKWVPEVRYHCTGTPIILVGTKVDARETFSDRSKKVTYQQGRQLKELVGARYYVECSALTKMGIVEVFQDAVRAAITPPVKRRGNDRCKLL from the exons ATGAAACAAATCAAATGCGTTGCCGTTGGAGATGA CCTCGACGAATACAAGGCGGTGAAATCGGTGGATGACTCTGACTACAAGATGAACCTGTTTGACACGGCGGGTGCGGCAGACTACGACCGCCTCCGCCCCCTCTCTTACCCCATGACG GACGTCATCCTCCTTTGTTTTTCTCTTATTTCTAAGTCATCATATGAAAGCGTCCCTTCAAAG TGGGTACCGGAAGTGCGCTATCATTGTACAGGCACTCCGATAATTTTAGTTGGCACCAAAGTTGACGCCCGCGAAACATTCTCAGACCGGAGTAAAAAAGTGACGTACCAGCAAGGTCGACAGTTAAAGGAACTGGTCGGAGCGAGGTATTACGTGGAATGCTCGGCCCTGACAAAGATGGGCATAGTCGAGGTATTTCAAGACGCTGTGCGTGCAGCAATCACACCGCCAGTAAAACGACGTGGAAACGACCGTTGTAAATTACTTTGA
- the LOC128208891 gene encoding ras-related protein Rac1-like isoform X1: MKQIKCVAVGDECVGKTCLLKTYVDNCFPDVTYGTVLDEYKAVKSVDDSDYKMNLFDTAGAADYDRLRPLSYPMTDVILLCFSLISKSSYESVPSKWVPEVRYHCTGTPIILVGTKVDARETFSDRSKKVTYQQGRQLKELVGARYYVECSALTKMGIVEVFQDAVRAAITPPVKRRGNDRCKLL, from the exons ATGAAACAAATCAAATGCGTTGCCGTTGGAGATGA GTGCGTGGGAAAAACTTGTCTTCTGAAGACATATGTGGACAACTGCTTCCCTGACGTCACTTATGGCACTGT CCTCGACGAATACAAGGCGGTGAAATCGGTGGATGACTCTGACTACAAGATGAACCTGTTTGACACGGCGGGTGCGGCAGACTACGACCGCCTCCGCCCCCTCTCTTACCCCATGACG GACGTCATCCTCCTTTGTTTTTCTCTTATTTCTAAGTCATCATATGAAAGCGTCCCTTCAAAG TGGGTACCGGAAGTGCGCTATCATTGTACAGGCACTCCGATAATTTTAGTTGGCACCAAAGTTGACGCCCGCGAAACATTCTCAGACCGGAGTAAAAAAGTGACGTACCAGCAAGGTCGACAGTTAAAGGAACTGGTCGGAGCGAGGTATTACGTGGAATGCTCGGCCCTGACAAAGATGGGCATAGTCGAGGTATTTCAAGACGCTGTGCGTGCAGCAATCACACCGCCAGTAAAACGACGTGGAAACGACCGTTGTAAATTACTTTGA
- the LOC128215626 gene encoding zinc finger MYM-type protein 1-like: MADEATDAATMEQMALCVRFVDSESDEIHEEFLGFSQCESTTGEALANAFIENLTKLGVKTDQMRGQGYDGASNMSGIHRGVQARIRSLIPEAIYTHCKAHCLNLAIIHASKEVYARNLMSTVQQVAFAFNYSAKRLLQFQETLAGDDVSREGMAERTRLRSLCETRWSARADALHTFLVSYRTVVTTLDRLADEGDTKAAAERNDDEVWNSLFQKAVDIAGDVEVIPAAPRRYGRQQNLPNAPG, from the exons ATGGCGGATGAGGCAACGGACGCTGCCACTATGGAGCAGATGGCCCTATGTGTGCGCTTTGTAGATTCAGAGAGTGACGAGATACACGAGGAGTTCCTCGGGTTCTCCCAATGCGAGTCTACCACTGGAGAGGCATTAGCTAATGCATTCATTGAAAACCTCACTAAATTAG GTGTCAAAACGGATCAAATGCGTGGCCAGGGGTACGACGGTGCCAGCAATATGTCGGGCATACATCGTGGAGTGCAGGCGAGGATTCGATCACTCATACCAGAGGCGATATACACCCATTGCAAAGCGCATTGTTTGAACCTCGCCATCATCCATGCATCCAAAGAGGTTTATGCCAGAAACCTTATGAGTACGGTGCAACAGGTGGCATTCGCCTTTAATTATTCCGCAAAACGCTTACTTCAATTCCAAGAAACGCTTGCAGGAGATGATGTCAGCAGGGAAGGCATGGCGGAGCGAACGCGACTCCGATCACTTTGTGAGACTCGCTGGTCAGCACGTGCGGACGCTTTGCACACATTCCTTGTATCATACAG GACCGTGGTAACGACACTCGACCGACTTGCCGATGAAGGGGATACGAAGGCTGCG GCGGAGAGAAATGACGATGAAGTCTGGAACAGCCTGTTTCAGAAAGCGGTGGACATTGCTGGTGACGTTGAAGTCATACCCGCCGCTCCCAGACGTTATGGTCGTCAACAAAATCTACCGAACGCCCCAGGC